A part of Oncorhynchus masou masou isolate Uvic2021 chromosome 21, UVic_Omas_1.1, whole genome shotgun sequence genomic DNA contains:
- the LOC135508289 gene encoding protein L-Myc-1b-like: MLGINSRVSRCDSWEMEYDRYQHYFLDDLDKEEDFYKSTAPSEDIWKKFELLPTPPMSPTRTLGGNMHVPPGDKFGWLSKVLGQDEEYEGPDTEELFGNMSSIIIQDCMWSSFSASQHLEKVNERLSAAAQARLSPPAPQNFATVNKVQCTLLTPPDATLPSTVAECVDPASVLTIPAISCRKPASLGSESRSDSSDDDDEIDVVTVESKQSRARLLGSRKAVTVTVRADPCPQRFHMSVHQQQHNYAAPSPESDPEEEDEEPQCKRFCPDSSHHQQPDSPASISPQGSSADSPQSSDAEDTDRRRNHNFLERKRRNDLRSRFLALRDEIPGLVESAKTPKVAILTQATEYLLQLHSREKHQAQERKRLKARQQQLLQRLATLKRSLG; this comes from the exons ATGCTTGGAATAAACTCCAGAGTATCACGTTGTGACAGTTGGGAGATGGAGTACGACCGCTATCAGCACTATTTCTTAGATGACCTTGACAAAGAGGAGGACTTCTACAAGTCAACCGCACCAAGTGAGGACATATGGAAGAAGTTTGAGCTACTGCCCACCCCTCCCATGTCTCCCACCAGGACATTAGGTGGTAACATGCACGTTCCCCCGGGAGACAAGTTCGGCTGGCTGTCCAAGGTCTTGGGTCAGGATGAGGAGTACGAGGGACCTGACACCGAGGAGCTTTTTGGGAACATGAGTTCCATTATTATCCAGGACTGCATGTGGAGTAGTTTCTCAGCCAGTCAGCACTTGGAGAAAGTCAACGAGCGCCTGTCAGCTGCAGCCCAGGCTCGTCTCTCCCCACCAGCACCCCAGAACTTTGCGACTGTGAACAAAGTGCAGTGCACCCTGCTGACCCCACCTGATGCGACACTGCCCAGCACCGTGGCAGAATGCGTTGACCCAGCGTCTGTGCTCACCATCCCAGCCATCAGCTGTAGGAAACCGGCATCATTGGGCTCTGAGTCTCGCTCCGATTCCTCTG atgatgatgatgagattGATGTGGTGACTGTGGAAAGCAAGCAGAGCCGAGCCCGACTGTTGGGAAGCCGTAAGGCTGTGACCGTCACTGTCCGCGCTGACCCCTGCCCACAGCGTTTCCACATGTCGGTCCACCAGCAGCAGCACAACTATGCAGCCCCTTCCCCTGAAAGCGAcccagaggaggaggatgaggaaccACAGTGTAAACGGTTCTgtccagactccagccaccaccAGCAGCCagactccccagcctccatctccCCCCAAGGGTCCTCTGCAGACAGCCCCCAGAGCTCTGACGCTGAGGACACTGACCGCCGGAGGAACCACAACTTCCTGGAGCGGAAGAGGCGGAACGACCTTCGCTCCCGCTTCTTGGCACTGCGGGATGAGATCCCGGGCCTGGTAGAGTCGGCCAAGACTCCCAAGGTGGCCATCCTGACCCAGGCGACAGAGTACCTTCTCCAGCTGCACAGCAGAGAGAAGCACCAGGCCCAGGAGAGGAAACGCCTCAAAGCGCGCCAGCAGCAGCTCCTCCAGAGGCTAGCCACCCTCAAACGGTCCTTAGGCTAG